The window GAAGCAATTTCATCACCTCTCTTTTCGAGATTAATAAGACGAACACCTTGTGTAGCTCTACCTATAACATTTAAATCAGAAACTTTTATACGAATCGCAATACCCGATTTATTAATAATCATTACATCATTATGCTCAGTTACATTTTTAATACTTACTAAAAAACCGGTTTTTTCAGTAATATTTAAAGTCTTAATTCCCTTCCCTCCACGATTGACAATACGATAATCCCCCACCCTTGAACGTTTTCCATAGCCTTGTTCTGAAACAACTAATACATTCTCTCTCTTTTTATCATTGATAATGATCATACCAATTATCTCATCATCTACAAGGTCAAGAGTCATACTTATTACTCCGGCAGCTAAACGTCCCATACTCCGAACTTTATTTTCATTGAAACGTAATGCTCGTCCTTTTCGGTTAGCAACAATAATTTCGTTATTCCCATTAGTCATTTTTACAGCGATTACCTCATCACCATCATGAACAGTAATTGCTTTTACTCCATTTTGACGAGGTCGAGAATAAGCATTCAAAAGCGTTTTTTTAATAATTCCTCTTTTAGTACAAAAAACCAAATAATGCGATTCTACAAAATCCTTATCACTTAAATATTTCACACGAATAAAAGCACTTACTTTATCATTGGTATCAATATTCAACAAATTTTGAATAGCACGTCCCTTAGATGTTTTTGCACCCGCTGGAATTTGATAAACTTTTAACCAATAACATCTTCCCTTTCGAGTAAAAAACAACATCATAGCATGCATGTTTGCCGCATAAATATACTCAACAAAATCTTTATCACGAATTTCAGAACTCTTCGTTCCTACCCCACCACGGTTTTGAGCCCTAAAATCTACCAAAGGAGTTCGTTTAATATATCCTAGATGAGAAATAGTAATAATCATTTCATCATCAGCATAAAAATCATCAGAATTCGAATCATCTGTAGAATAGACAATATCAGTTTTTCTTACATCTCCAAATCTATCCCTCACTTCTATCAATTCATCTTTGATAATTTTCATTAAAATATTTCTGTTAGAAAGGATTTCTTTCCAACAAAGAATCATTTTTTTAAGTTCACCGAATTCAGTACGAAGCTTATCTTGTTCTAACCCAGTTAATTGCCTTAAACGCATCTCAACGATAGCTCGTGATTGTATTTCTGTTAAATCAAAACGCCCACTTAATCGATCTATTGCTTCATTCGGATTTTGTGAAGAATGAATAATAGCAACAATCTCATCAATATGATTAGAAGCAATTATTAAACCATCCACAATATGCACTCGTCTCTCTACTCTATTTAAATCGTATTGAGTACGACGAACCACCACCTCTACACGATGCTCTACAAAATAACATATTAACTCTTTCAAATTTAAAGTCCTGGGTCTCCCATTTACCAAAGCAATATTATTAACATTGAAAGAAGACTCCAAAGCAGTAAGCTTATACAACTTGTTCAATAGTACTCCTGAATTGAAATCTTTCTTCACATCTACCACAATACGCATACCCTCACGGTCGGATTCATCATTGATATGATGTACTCCTTCTAATTTCTTTTCACTAACCAAGACTGCAATATGCTCTATCAATTCCTTTTTATTCACTAAATAAGGAATTTCCCTAATAACAATTTTTTCTTTATTATTATGGATCTCTATCTCAACTTTACCCCTTAGCAAAATTCGTCCCTTCCCTACTTCGAAAACTTCTCGTATTCCTTGAAATCCATAAATGGTTGCACCTGTCGGAAAGTCAGGGGCCTTGATGTACTGCATTAAACCGTCTATATCAATTTCCCCCTTTGAATCAATATAAGCAATAATTCCATTAATACACTCAGTAAGATTATGAGGAGGCATATTAGTAGCCATGCCAACTGCAATGCCAGAAGATCCATTCATCAACAAAGTAGGAACACGAGTGGGAAGAACAGAAGGCTCTCTCAAGGTATCATCAAAATTAAAATTAAAATCTACTGTATTTTTGTCAATATCTCGCAACATTTCTTCTGCTAAATTCCCTAAACGAGCCTCCGTATAACGCATAGCTGCAGGGGCATCTCCATCTATTGAACCGAAATTTCCCTGCCCATCTACTAAAGGATAACGCAACAACCAATTTTGTGCCATGCGAACTAAAGCAAAATAAACAGAACTATCACCATGTGGATGATACTTCCCTAATACATCACCTACAGTTCTTGCGGATTTTTTATAAGGTTGATCCGAATGATTTCCTAATTCATTCATCCCAAATAATATTCGACGATGGACTGGCTTAAGACCATCTCTTACGTCAGGTAAAGCACGCGAAACTATAACAGACATTGAGTAATCAATATATGCTGTTTTCATCTGCTCTTCTATATCTACCTGTATAATTCTATCCTGGTTATTATCAACCATTTACATATTATTTTGATTCAAAATCCAAAGATTCAAACTACCTAACCCTTGAAAGCTAAATTACTACAAATTTTCCTAATTCAAAAATGTCCAAAAATTGACACGACTCCACGCTTTTAATATTGCACACATTATCACATTACACACTGCAGTTTATGACTATTAAAAAATACAAATAGAGACGATAAGGCATATGTTGTTACAACAAAAAAACGCATGAGCATATATTTATAAATGAATTAATATAAAATACTCAGAAACAATCGATGAAAACAAAACTGCAAAAGATAATTGCGTAGAAACCAGATTTAAACAAAAAAAGCCAACTTCGAACAAAAAGAGAAACTTTCATCGTCACTAAGCTGGATTAACAAGCTTTTTTTCAACAATTTTCAACAAAAATCATTACTCCCTTTCACATATCAAGTAGTACAATCGTCGCAATCGTCCATTTTTTAAATCTTAATCTCTTTAATCACTAATCACTGCAGGAACTTTTATACATCATTGTCAATCCATTAATTCATTGTGCAATTTCACAAATAGCATAGATAGTAAGTTTAACAAAAAGACAAGAACAAAAAATATTGCATATTTTTGTAGTAGTATAAATAGACTATAGTCTAGCTACATTTTAACTTTATATGCAGAAGTTGTCTATACCCAAAGGGACGAGGGACTTTACTCCATGCGAAATGGATAAACGCAATTATATTTTTGATACTATACGAAGCGTTTTTTATTTATATGGATTTAAACAAATTGAAACTCCCGCTTTAGAAAATCTTTCTACTTTATTGGGAAAATATGGTGAAGAAAATGATAAATTGCTTTTTAAAATACTCAATTCAGGTGATTTTATTTCTAAAGTAAATCCTATCGATTGGAATAATCACCAACTTTCCAAACTAACAAAACAAATTTCTAAAAAAGGACTACGATATGATTTAACACTCCCTTTGGCTCGTTTTGTCGTAATGCATCGAAATGAGATTACATTTCCTTTTAAACGATTTCAAATCCAGCCTGTTTGGAGATCAGACCGCCCCCAAAAAGGACGTTATAGAGAATTTGTTCAATGTGATGCAGACATTGTTGGTAGTGATTCTTTGCTAAATGAAGTGGAATTGATCCAAATCATTGATGAAGTTTTTCATAGATTATCTATAAGTATTTCAATTAAAATAAACAACCGCAAAATATTAAATGGAATTGCTGAAATTATTAGCGAAGAAAAAAAAATTACAGATATCACAACTGCAATGGATAAATTGGATAAGGTTGGTTTAACTAAAGTAAACGAAGAATTACTTCAAAAAGGTATCTCTATTCAAGCTATAGACCAACTACAACCATTTTTTTTGCTTAAGGGGTCGAATCAAAACAAGATATCAACCCTAAAAAATATTCTTAGTACATCTCCAATAGGAATAAAAGGATTACAAGAAATTGAAACTATTTTCAATAAACTCAATCTAATTCCCACTCGAAACACGATAAAATTTGACTTAACTCTAGCAAGAGGACTAAACTATTATACAGGGACTATTTTTGAAGTCAAATGCCTAAACGTCCCCATCGGTAGCGTTTTGGGAGGTGGACGATATGACAATTTAACAAATATTTTTGGTCTATCTAATTTATCAGGCGTAGGAATTTCTTTTGGAGCAGACCGAATTTTTGATATTCTGAATCAATTGAATCTCTATCCTAATACTAATGCCTCACATACTCAAATTTTATTCGTCAACCTTGGCGAAAAAGGGGTAGATTTCATACTTCCCGTCCTTTTCTCTCTTAGAAAAGTTGGTATCAACGCTGAATTATATCCACATAATACTAAAATCAAAAAACAATTATCCTATGCTCATAACAACCAGATCCCCTTTGTTGCTATTGTCGGCTCTACTGAAATAGCTGAGAATAAAATAACCATCAAAGATATGCGATCCTGCTCTCAATTCTCAATTGCTCTAGACAAACTTATTAATTTTTTTCAATATGAACGACAATCAGTATAGCTATCTTGTGAAGATAGAGACAAAAAAGTACCTGTCACATTTTGTGATATTACAAGTTTCTCATCCTTAATAATCACTACCAGTTCGACAAATAAAAACTCAAGCACACTGTTTTCTTAATTTTTTACTCAATTTGCCAAAAACAACCATACCATAATTATTGCCTATCTCTACTTCCGCCTATCTCTACTTCCATAGATCTCAATCATCAATCTTAACAAAGATTCTAAGCTATTAATTCCAAAGATATATATATCTTCGTAACAATGCTTTCTTTGTTCATAACATGAAACATATCAGGAATTTCTGTATCATCGCACATATTGATCATGGCAAAAGTACTCTTGCTGATCGCCTACTAGAATATACTCAAACTATAGAGAAAAAAGCTATGCAATCACAAGTTTTAGATGATATGGATTTAGAACGCGAACGAGGTATTACTATCAAAAGTCATGCCATTCAAATGAAATACAACTATCGAGGAAGTGAATATATACTTAACCTGATTGATACTCCAGGACATGTGGATTTTTCCTACGAAGTATCACGTTCCATTGCGGCTTGCGAAGGTGCATTATTAATCGTGGATGCTACGCAAGGCATTCAAGCACAAACTATATCTAATCTATATATGGCATTGGAAAATAATTTGGAAATTATTCCTGTTTTAAACAAAATTGACTTAACAAATGCTATGATAGAAGAAACCGAAGACCAAATTATAGATTTATTGAGTTGTAAAAAAACAGATATTCTACGTACTAGTGGTAAAACGGGTGAAGGTATTATTTCTCTATTAGATACTATTGTAGAAAAAATTCCAGCTCCTGAGGGCGATGCAAAAGCTCCATTACAAGCACTAATTTTTGACTCTGTATTTAATGCTTTTAGAGGAATCGTTGCTTATTTCAAGATTATCAACGGATCTATCAAAAAAGGCGATCAAGTAAAATTCGTGGCTACTGGTAAAGAATATGAGGCAAATGAAGTCGGTATTTTAAAATTAAGCATGATCCCTAAAAAAGAAATAACCTGCGGAGAGGTTGGATATATTATTTCTGGTATTAAAACTTCAAAAGAGGTAAAAGTAGGAGATACAATTACTCATGTAAAACGTCCTTGCAACTTGGCCATTGATGGATTCAAAGAAATCAAACCAATGGTTTTTGCTGGTGTTTATCCGATAAAAAGTGAAAATTTTGAAAATCTTCGTTCATCTCTTGAAAAACTCCAATTAAACGATGCTTCATTAACTTTCCAAGCCGAGTCCTCTATTGCTTTAGGATTTGGGTTTCGTTGCGGATTTCTTGGATTGCTTCATATGGAAATTATTCAAGAACGACTATATAGAGAGTTTAATATGGACGTAATTACAACTATTCCTAATGTATCCTACAAAGTGTATGATAAGCAAGGGCATTATAAGGAGGTTCATAATCCTGCTGGATTACCAGACCCAATATTAATAGACTATATAGAAGAACCTTTCATTCGTGCTTCTATCATAACGAATATCAAGTATATCGGTTCAATTATGACACTTTGTTTAAGTAAACGTGGGATCTTAATTAAACAAAATTATATTTCTGGAGACCGTATAGAAATTATCTACGACCTTCCATTAAGCGAAATAGTTATTGATTTTTATGATAAATTAAAAAGCATTTCTAAAGGATATGCTTCTTTTGATTATCATATGCAAGACTATCATCCTTCCAAACTTGTTAAGTTAGATATTCTTCTTAATGGAGAGCCAATAGATGCTTTATCTACACTCACTTACATTGACAATGCAGTTAATTTTGGACGTCGGATGTGTGAAAAATTGAAGGAATTAATTCCTCGCCAACAATTTGATATTGCTATCCAAGCATCTATCGGAACAAAAATTATTGCACGCGAAACTATCAAAGCTGTCCGTAAAGATGTGACTGCCAAGTGTTATGGAGGTGACATTACCCGCAAGCGCAAACTTCTCGAAAAACAAAAAGAAGGAAAAAAACGAATGAAACAAGTTGGTAATGTAGAAGTTCCGCAAAAAGCATTTTTTGCTGTTTTAAAGCTGAATTAACTATGAAAACGGACACAATTCTATTAGGTATAGAGTCGTCTTGTGACGACACTGCTGCATCAATTGTCAAGAATGGCGTAGTTCTATCCAATATTATAGCCAACCAAAAAGTTCATAAATTTTTTGGTGGTGTAGTACCAGAATTGGCCGCACGAGCGCATCAACAAAATATTATTCCTGTCGTAGATACAGCAATTAAAAAAGCAGGAATACAGAAAGAAGATTTATCCGCAATAGCCTTTACATGCGGTCCAGGTCTATTAGGTTCACTTTTAGTGGGAACTTCTTTCGCTAAAGGATTGTCTATAGCTTTAAATATTCCAATAATTGAAGTAAATCATTTGCAAGCACATGTTTTAGTTCATTTTATCAAACAAAATGAAATCGATAATCATAAACCACCTCAATTCCCTTTTTTATGTCTACTAGTTTCTGGAGGTAATTCTCAAATTATTCTAGTAAAATCCATAAACGAAATGAGAGTAATTGGGCAAACCATTGACGATGCAGCAGGAGAAGCATTTGACAAATGTGCCAAGTTAATGGGTTTTTCTTACCCAGGTGGTCCGATAATCGATTCTTTAGCTAAAGAAGGGAATCCTGATACTTTCCAGTTGAGCAAACCATCACTACCAGGATATAATTACAGTTTTAGTGGATTAAAAACTTCATTTCTTTATTTATTACGAAATCAATTGAAAAAAAACCCTTTCTTTGTGGAAGAAAATAAAGCAGATCTAAGTGCTTCCTTGCAGACAACTATCATTGACATTTTAATGAACAAATTGTACAAAGCATCTATAGATTTGGATATTAAAGAAGTAGCTCTTGCCGGGGGTGTATCTGCTAATTCTGGCTTACGGAAGGCATTTGAAGAATTTGCAAAAAAACATAATTGGAAAATCCATATTCCATCCATTGCATTCACTACTGACAATGCTGCTATGGTAGCAATAAGCGGTTATTTTAAATATCTAGACAAAGCATTTTGCCAAATAGAAATTGTCCCTTTTGCAAAAAAAACTATTTAACATGTACAACATTTATTTCTGTATAATTATCTCAGTCGTTGTTCTTAACTTTGTTTGGGAACAAATTTTGAGCTATTTAAATCGAAAACAGATGAGTATTGAAGTCCCTGAACAACTAAAAGGTATTTATAATAAGCCAGAAGTATATACAAAACAACAACTATATCAAAAAGAAAATAGTCATTTTGGATTAGTATCTGAAAGTTTTTTGTTCATAATTATTTCAGTAGTTCTATCCAGAGGAACTTTTGGTTGGTTAGATACCATGTTGAGGAAACATATATCCAATACAGTTCTATTACCTCTGATATTTTTTGGTATAGTTATGTTAACTAACATGATTATAAATTTTCCGTTTAGTTGGTATGCAACTTTTATAATTGAAAAAAAATTTGGCTTTAATAGGACTACTCCCAAGCTTTTCATCTTAGATTGGCTCAAAAGCATTCTATTGAATGTCCTGATAGGAGGATTGATTCTAAGTATCACTATTTGTATTTATCAATATACCAATAAGTATTTTTGGTTATTAGCATGGGGTGTAGTTTCTATTTTTGTCTTATTGATGAACTTATTTTATTCAGAGTTGATTGTTCCTTTATTTAATAAACAAACTCCTTTAGAAACAAGTGATTTACGTAATGCTATTGAAATATTTACTAAAAAAGTCGGATTTGAAATAAGCAATATCTATGTAATAGATGGCTCCAAAAGAAGCAGTAAAGGTAATGCTTACTTTACTGGAATGGGGAAAAAAAAACGAATTGTTCTTTTTGATACTTTAATCAACGAATTAAACAAAGAAGAAATTTTATCAGTACTAGCTCATGAAATTGGCCATTATAAAAAAAAGCACATTGCGTATTCCATAATTGGTTCCATTATATCTACAGGAATAACATTTTATATACTTTCTCTATTTTTAGATAACTTGCTGTTGGCAAAAGCCTTAGGAGGAAATACCCATTCTTTCCATTTAGGATTAATTGGTTTCTCTTTTCTATTTACCCCTATTTCAGAACTCACTAACCTGATTTTTTTATCTTTATCACGCAAAAACGAATACGAGGCAGACGCATATGCTGCTAACTTCGGATTAGGAGAAACATTAATAAGTGGACTGAAAAAATTATCCGTCCACTCTTTAAGCAATCTTAATCCACATAGCTGGGTAGTATTTTGGCATTATTCGCACCCAACATTATTGCAAAGAATTAAAAATCTCACGAGAAGCAGAAATTAATGATGGAACTTTGCTCTTTCCCTGTCACACTAATAATGCTACTGATTTAATATTTGGTCGTAAAAATCATTATATGTGTCTATACGCATGTCCTCCGACTGATACTCCAGAAAAGGTAACCCCTCTTTTTGTTGTATGTAGTATTTTATTTTCGGATGAATTTCAATACTTGCTTGAACAAGCCCATCTGAGAAATCAATAGCTAACCTAGTTAAGGATTCAAAGTTCACCTTATCCTTGATATGCTTTATATCATTTATAGTAATCCCTTCTATCATTATTTTCTCCAAAAATTGTTTCTCAAATGGTTGATAAAATATATCATTATATACAGAATATATTACCTTGGTATTCGCAAAACAAGAATCTATGTTATAATGTCTTTTCACATAGAGAGGAACTAACGCTGTCATCCAACCATGACAATGAATTAAATCAGGAGACCATCCTAATCTTTTTACGGTTTCTATCACGCCACGAGCAAAAAAGACACTTTTTTCGTCATTATCAGGTAATTCGTTTCCCATATCATCATGCAAAATATTTTTTTCTTGAAATAACTCTTTACTATACACAAAATAAACCTGTATACGAGACAACGGAATTGTAGCTACTTTCACAAACAAAGAATAATCTAAATCTCCAATAACAAGATTTGCTCCTGAAAAGCGAATTACTTCATGTAATTGATATTTTCTCTCATTAATAACGCCAAATTTTGGCATAAAATTTCTGACTTCTTTCCCTCGCTCACAAATACCTCGAGAAAGTTTTTGCACCAAAAAAGATATTTCCGTTTTTGGAAGAAAAGGAAACATCTCCGCTGTAATAAATAAAACTTTTTGTTTCATCATACCTCCTCTTGTCACCAAGACTACAAAGATAAAAAAAAGCACCATAATATAGTATCCTGTATAAGTTTCAAAATAGAACCATTATGGAAAATGTTTATTTATTAGATTTGTAAGATCTTTAACATTATTTTTATTGTCTATGGAAATAATTAAAACAGTCGTAGAATTACAAACAGCACTATTAAAAATAAGAGAACAAAATAAATCTATTGGATTTGTTCCAACTATGGGTGCATTGCATCGGGGACATATAGAATTAGTTAAACAATCAGTAGTAGAAAATACTATTTCCATAGTTAGTATTTTCGTTAACCCTACTCAATTTAATGATAAAAACGACTTATTAAAGTACCCAAGAACATTGAATGCCGACTGCAAACTTCTTTTGCAAGAAACTAATAATCATTTTGTTTTTGCACCATCAGTAGAAGAAATTTATTCGGAAACAAACATTCAACAATTCAAATTTGGTCACTTGGAAACAGTTATGGAAGGGAAATTACGGCCAGGACACTTTAATGGAGTAGCACAAGTAGTAAGTCGTCTTTTTAAAATTGTAAAACCAAATTGTGCCTATTTTGGAGAAAAAGATTTTCAACAACTTACAATTATTCGTACATTGGTTCGACTGTTAAATCTGAATGTTAAAATCATTCCCCATCCTACTGTCCGCGAACCAAATGGTTTAGCTTTGAGCAGCAGAAATATTCATTTAACTCCAAAGCAAAAAAAAAATGCAGGAATGATTTTCAAAACTTTATCCAAAAGTCGAAAAGAAAAAAACATTCTTTCTATCCAAGAGTTAAAACAAAAAACAATAAACAAAATCAATTGCATCCCCGATTTTCGAGTAGAGTACTTTGACTTGGTGGATGGAAATACATTACAATCTATAACCGACTGGAAAGATACAAAATACATTGTAGGATGTATCGCTGTCTATATTGGAGAAGTTAGATTGATAGACAATATCACCTACTAATTTTAGGAACTCAGGGGCCTGTTAAAGCAGTGCATTTTAATGAATTAGAAAAAGATATACTCATACAAAGATTATTTTATGCAACACTTATCACCTTTATTTACGGCAAGGTAAAAAGTATTGAAATATTGGAAAAGGCAGGAGGATCACATAAATCTAATAGATGGAAACATCCGATATTAACAGACATCGGATGATTTCAAATCTTTTCTCTATCTAAAAATTGCAAATTAAAACAAGAAGGAGTAGATTTTCGCTCTCATATCCTTTTGACTGTTCAAAACATTTTTTAGTCCTGAAAAAGTAATATATATTCAATGAAGTATTGGAGCAGTCATCATTATGACACTTGATAAATGCATCCCGAGTAAAATTCCGATTACAAATATGCAAAAAAATCATTAGCACTGATCGAAAATTGGTTAAACCGCTATTTAAATAGATTTAATGCAACAAAAAGTAAATATGGATATTCACAATCTTTATTTCCTATTGTTCAGGGATGTATATATGAAGATTTAAGGGGATAAGCAGCAGAAAATATTGCTCTAAAATGCTGAAAGGAATGCAATTGGAGGACTAGTAGTAGTCGAACCAATAGAAAAAATGTATGAAATAATAATTGAAATAGTCAATACTATTCTCTCTAAAGAGAAACCTGGTTATCTTGTACTCCGGCCAACTTCCAGAAGAAATTGAACGAAAGAATAGATATGTTTGAATTGTATTATGTGAATTGTATTATGCCTACACGCAATGACCGTAATGGTCAATTTTTTACGAAAAAGGGATTATAAATTACGAAATAGAAAATGGGCAGCCCCCGATTTTTCCCTTATAGAATTAGAGGGTATATCATTTATTGGTAAAACTCATACAAAAGCTTATTTACATCATCTTTTTTCAGTAAACGAAATATTGGCTTTACAAATTGCTTCTATTCACAACTCAGCTTTTTATTTTTAATTAGTAAAAGAGTTACGTAAACATATCTTCACTGATAATGTTTACAACATGGAAACAAAGATTGTCCCGTAATATTCAAAACAAATTATAAACCCTTGACATGGCTCCATTCCCTTTTTATCCGAATTACGATATCCTATATCCCCGAATACGATGTACTTAATACATCTTTTGCATTTTTTGACAATTTTTAACAATAAAAATTCACCTCTATCTGGCTAAGTATCACTTTGTAACATCTACGCTTGTTTAAGTTGACAAATGCGCATCTCTTTTTATAAAGACGTATTAAATGTCTACACAAATACGGATTCATGATATAACTAGCATAAATTCTACAGAAATATTCCATTTTAAAATTTAGATCTTGAAATTATTGTTATTCGATCTTCTATAGGTTGTCAAACCTACTTCCAATACATCTTTGTCAAATTCAACTATTTCGTCTAGAAACAAAATATCATATTGTGAACCAAACTAACTTTCCCGATTAAAAGAAAAAATATTCCTACCATTTCCACACTCGAAACTGTATGATGGGGGATCTAAAAGGACAAATAGCAATCAACAAATCATTCCACCACTGAATAGATTTTAGTCGCTTCAAGACTTTCCATAAGAGTTAAAACGGGGGAACAGAAAATATTCGTTTAGCTAACGAACTTTCACGACTCCAAGATGCACCAACAAAAAATAAATATTTATCCTTCACGTCACATATCACCTCCGATGCTCCTTTTTCATTTTTTTGTCTTTCTACCCATGAAAAATTCCATTCTACAATTTCCTGATTAAGATAAATCCCTTCAAATTTCTCTTCTCTAGCCCTAACAGCAATTGGTAAGACTTCTATTACAAGTTTGAGTGTCCATCCAAGACAATTCTCCAATCATAAAATAATTATCAGCCTTTACATTATTCAGATCCAATAAGAATAATCATCAATAGCCAAAGACAAAATCATAAGCTATCCATTCTTTGCAAATATCAACAGGAAATCCATATTTATAACTATCTGATTACATGGGCGGATAATTTTTGAGACAAAAATTATCCGCCCATGTAATTCTTGAACACCAACATCTGGAAAACTGTCAAATAAAATTAATTCCCCTGCTGTAAATAATCTATACTGTAATTACTATAGCATTTACTCAACGAATAGCTACCGAATATAGCTTTACCAATATGATTTTGCCATATTTTTATAATTTACATTTATAAAAAATTGAAATTATCACTTGTTTGCAGAATTATCTGATCTTTAACGTAACAACAGTTAAAGCAGCTAACAAAATGCCTATCAACCAAAAACGAACTACAATCTTAGATTCTGGAATAGCATTCAGTGGCTTTTGAATAATGACATTTACTTCCTCACTCCCTCCTTTCTGAAAATGATGGTGAATAGGTGTCATTTTGAATATTCTTTTACCCATTCCAGTTTTCCTTTTTGAATATTTAAAATAAGCTACTTGAATCATTACTGAAAGACTTTCTGTAAAAAAAATTCCACAAAGCATAGGCAACAATAATTCTTTATGAATGATAATGGCAAACACTGCAATAATTCCCCCCAATGTAAGCGACCCTATATCTCCCATAAAAACCTGGGCAGGAAAAGCATTATGCCACAAAAACCCCATACATGCACCTACAAAAGCACTCGCAAAAACTGTTAATTCTCCACAACCCGGTATATACATAATATTTAAGTAAGCGGCAAACCCCAAATTAGCAGACACATAAGCTAAAATACCTAATACAACACCGATAATAGCCGAACTTCCCGCAGTTAGCCCATCTAAACCGTCAGTCAGATTTGCACCATTAGATACGGCAGTTACAATAAAAACGGTGATTAAAACAAAAAGTATCCAAGTAGCAGCTGTACGATGATTAGTCATAAATGCAGTCAAATCTCGATAATCGAGATTATTATTTTTAAAAAACGGGACAGTAGTTTGCGTAGATTTTAAAGGAGGAGTATAAGAAACTGTTTTTCTCCCTCCTTGCTGACGAATTTCCACATTTTCATACATCACAATATTGGGAGATAAATAAACAATTAAACCAACTATTAATCCTAACCCCACCTGTGCTATTATTTTTATTTTCCCTGATAATCCTTCTTTATGTTTCCAAATTACTTTAATACAATCATCTATCAATCCAAGAATTCCTAGCCAA of the Candidatus Azobacteroides pseudotrichonymphae genomovar. CFP2 genome contains:
- the gyrA gene encoding DNA gyrase subunit A, yielding MVDNNQDRIIQVDIEEQMKTAYIDYSMSVIVSRALPDVRDGLKPVHRRILFGMNELGNHSDQPYKKSARTVGDVLGKYHPHGDSSVYFALVRMAQNWLLRYPLVDGQGNFGSIDGDAPAAMRYTEARLGNLAEEMLRDIDKNTVDFNFNFDDTLREPSVLPTRVPTLLMNGSSGIAVGMATNMPPHNLTECINGIIAYIDSKGEIDIDGLMQYIKAPDFPTGATIYGFQGIREVFEVGKGRILLRGKVEIEIHNNKEKIVIREIPYLVNKKELIEHIAVLVSEKKLEGVHHINDESDREGMRIVVDVKKDFNSGVLLNKLYKLTALESSFNVNNIALVNGRPRTLNLKELICYFVEHRVEVVVRRTQYDLNRVERRVHIVDGLIIASNHIDEIVAIIHSSQNPNEAIDRLSGRFDLTEIQSRAIVEMRLRQLTGLEQDKLRTEFGELKKMILCWKEILSNRNILMKIIKDELIEVRDRFGDVRKTDIVYSTDDSNSDDFYADDEMIITISHLGYIKRTPLVDFRAQNRGGVGTKSSEIRDKDFVEYIYAANMHAMMLFFTRKGRCYWLKVYQIPAGAKTSKGRAIQNLLNIDTNDKVSAFIRVKYLSDKDFVESHYLVFCTKRGIIKKTLLNAYSRPRQNGVKAITVHDGDEVIAVKMTNGNNEIIVANRKGRALRFNENKVRSMGRLAAGVISMTLDLVDDEIIGMIIINDKKRENVLVVSEQGYGKRSRVGDYRIVNRGGKGIKTLNITEKTGFLVSIKNVTEHNDVMIINKSGIAIRIKVSDLNVIGRATQGVRLINLEKRGDEIASVCKVMSETDLE
- the lepA gene encoding translation elongation factor 4, with the protein product MKHIRNFCIIAHIDHGKSTLADRLLEYTQTIEKKAMQSQVLDDMDLERERGITIKSHAIQMKYNYRGSEYILNLIDTPGHVDFSYEVSRSIAACEGALLIVDATQGIQAQTISNLYMALENNLEIIPVLNKIDLTNAMIEETEDQIIDLLSCKKTDILRTSGKTGEGIISLLDTIVEKIPAPEGDAKAPLQALIFDSVFNAFRGIVAYFKIINGSIKKGDQVKFVATGKEYEANEVGILKLSMIPKKEITCGEVGYIISGIKTSKEVKVGDTITHVKRPCNLAIDGFKEIKPMVFAGVYPIKSENFENLRSSLEKLQLNDASLTFQAESSIALGFGFRCGFLGLLHMEIIQERLYREFNMDVITTIPNVSYKVYDKQGHYKEVHNPAGLPDPILIDYIEEPFIRASIITNIKYIGSIMTLCLSKRGILIKQNYISGDRIEIIYDLPLSEIVIDFYDKLKSISKGYASFDYHMQDYHPSKLVKLDILLNGEPIDALSTLTYIDNAVNFGRRMCEKLKELIPRQQFDIAIQASIGTKIIARETIKAVRKDVTAKCYGGDITRKRKLLEKQKEGKKRMKQVGNVEVPQKAFFAVLKLN
- the hisS gene encoding histidine--tRNA ligase, yielding MQKLSIPKGTRDFTPCEMDKRNYIFDTIRSVFYLYGFKQIETPALENLSTLLGKYGEENDKLLFKILNSGDFISKVNPIDWNNHQLSKLTKQISKKGLRYDLTLPLARFVVMHRNEITFPFKRFQIQPVWRSDRPQKGRYREFVQCDADIVGSDSLLNEVELIQIIDEVFHRLSISISIKINNRKILNGIAEIISEEKKITDITTAMDKLDKVGLTKVNEELLQKGISIQAIDQLQPFFLLKGSNQNKISTLKNILSTSPIGIKGLQEIETIFNKLNLIPTRNTIKFDLTLARGLNYYTGTIFEVKCLNVPIGSVLGGGRYDNLTNIFGLSNLSGVGISFGADRIFDILNQLNLYPNTNASHTQILFVNLGEKGVDFILPVLFSLRKVGINAELYPHNTKIKKQLSYAHNNQIPFVAIVGSTEIAENKITIKDMRSCSQFSIALDKLINFFQYERQSV